A single region of the Malus sylvestris chromosome 8, drMalSylv7.2, whole genome shotgun sequence genome encodes:
- the LOC126632906 gene encoding uncharacterized protein LOC126632906 yields MERSTPVRKPHTSTADLLTWSETPLADSPLPSSASRPHQPSDGIRKVVFGGQVTDEEVESLNKRKPCSAHKMKEITGSGIFAPKAENDAAEADGANPTPKPGIRMYQQAVAGISHISFGDEEGVSPKKPTTIPEVAKQRELSGTLETEAEREARLKKQLSESKFKELSGHDIFAPPPEILPRTTTAPRALALKGSIEIGEPTSPNGRTSVKVSNPGGGQSNITSIEEPAPKTAKKIYDKKFSELSGNDIFKGNVPPSSAEKPLSSAKLREMSGSNIFADGKKEARDYLGGVRKPPGGESSIALV; encoded by the exons ATGGAGAGGAGCACTCCGGTGAGGAAACCCCATACATCCACCGCGGATCTGCTCACCTGGTCCGAGACTCCCCTTGCTGATTCTCCTCTTCCCTCCTCCGCCTCTCGGCCTCACCAG CCGTCGGATGGGATCAGAAAGGTGGTGTTTGGAGGGCAGGTGACGGACGAAGAGGTCGAGAGCTTGAACAAACG CAAACCTTGTTCAGCGCATAAGATGAAGGAGATCACCGGGAGCGGCATTTTTGCACCGAAAGCAGAAAACGATGCCGCGGAAGCTGATGGTGCGAACCCTACCCCAAAACCCGGAATCCGTATGTACCAG CAAGCGGTTGCTGGAATCAGTCATATCTCGTTTGGTGATGAAGAGGGTGTTTCTCCTAAAAAGCCTACCACCATTCCCGAAGTTGCAAAGCAGCGCGAGCTAAGTGGGACCTTGGAAACTGAAGCAGAGAGAGAGGCAAGGCTGAAGAAGCAGCTCTCTGAGTCTAAATTCAAGGAGCTTAGTGGGCATGACATATTTGCGCCCCCTCCTGAAATTTTACCCAGGACTACTACTGCCCCGCGTGCATTGGCCTTGAAAGGAAGCATCGAGATAGGAGAACCTACTTCACCCAACGGTCGCACATCTGTTAAGGTTTCTAAT CCTGGTGGGGGTCAGAGCAATATAACATCCATTGAGGAACCAGCGCCCAAGACGGCCAAGAAGATATATGACAAGAAATTTTCTGAGCTCTCAGGAAATGATATATTCAAGGGTAATGTTCCTCCATCGTCAGCTGAAAAGCCACTGAGTTCGGCAAAACTACGAGAGATGAGTGGCAGCAACATCTTTGCGGATGGGAAAAAGGAGGCTCGAGACTACTTAGGAGGCGTACGCAAACCCCCAGGTGGAGAGAGCAGCATTGCCTTGGTTTAG
- the LOC126631594 gene encoding putative pumilio homolog 7, chloroplastic isoform X1 — MMFKISEEDKRVLQREGGELEKLWNENPTRNQHYSSLFHLLHPPHQHHLLGGSPVSRASLPSEFSPSSSFSNGFYSSGDGSPSPYSTPFEEAKYQTPYVNGLCLDSKPPPDDLGLAERFYRMHIGEEQENGTKRRGYERGPDGIGLGGGFFWGTSPWNAENYGLFESSKNNVSDFDGFQSAGLGGSGRFGRTMESALLGLQPKCAVGDSMGSFRNHMQPNAFYSGPSCVKRMEQGDGWYQRNPSSARSYPDEDYFCLQPRGTDSSGGKGLMYPMSSPQFPSVAKLNVDNLSHNHSMIKQRTGVNPTSGIPESFKSMNCAGDFEGYGCEDSSIMQGNHLNHAISKPSKSSKGYKKNSCTKMAMQTGEKSSRLDSDSYDGGNECSQSDNNSFRSFISLSSLAEVQEYIYFVAKDQYGCRFLQGMLDEGTSQDLQLIFDKIINHVFELMTNPFGNYLMQKLLDVCNEQQRMQFVIKVIKEPGQLVRVSLDTHGTRVVQKLIETLKPGKQIALVKSSFECGFLDLIKDPNGNHVVQRCLDCFSNEDNKFIFDAAARYCVEIATQRHGCCVLQKCIAHAIGRHRDKLINEISRNGLLLSQDPYGNYVVQYVIELKIPSAMAKLTTQLKGNFVRLSMQKCSSHVVEKCLKYFEESRPKIIHELLSFQRFDQLLQDPYANYVIQSALGVAKGPLHAALVEAVKPHTILRTSPYCKRIFSKDLLKKYGMFV, encoded by the exons ATGATGTTCAAAATATCTGAGGAAGACAAGAGGGTTTTACAGAGGGAAGGAGGAGAGCTGGAAAAGCTCTGGAATGAGAATCCCACTAGGAATCAGCATTATTCCAGTCTTTTCCACCTCCTTCATCCTCCGCACCAACACCACCTTCTCGGCGGCTCTCCGGTGAGCAGAGCCTCTCTGCCGTCGGAGTTCTCTCCGTCGAGCTCTTTCTCAAATGGGTTCTATTCCTCCGGCGACGGTTCTCCGTCTCCGTATTCAACCCCATTTGAAGAGGCAAAGTATCAAACACCTTACGTGAACGGGTTGTGCCTCGACTCTAAGCCGCCCCCGGATGATCTGGGTTTGGCTGAGCGTTTCTATAGGATGCATATTGGGGAAGAACAGGAAAATGGGACTAAAAGGAGGGGATATGAGAGAGGCCCAGATGGGATTGGACTCGGTGGTGGGTTTTTTTGGGGGACTAGTCCTTGGAATGCTGAAAACTATGGCCTATTTGAGAGTTCTAAGAACAATGTTTCGGATTTTGATGGGTTTCAATCTGCGGGTTTGGGAGGTAGTGGGAGATTTGGTAGGACTATGGAGTCAGCATTGCTTGGATTGCAGCCAAAATGCGCTGTTGGCGATTCAATGGGGTCCTTTCGCAATCATATGCAACCCAATGCTTTCTATTCTGGGCCTAGTTGTGTTAAAAGAATGGAACAGGGAGATGGCTGGTATCAGAGGAACCCATCTAGTGCTAGGTCTTACCCTGATGAGGACTATTTTTGCTTACAGCCACGTGGAACAGATTCTAGTGGCGGAAAGGGTCTTATGTATCCGATGAGTTCCCCTCAGTTCCCCTCGGTTGCTAAGTTGAATGTGGACAATCTTTCACATAACCATTCAATGATAAAACAAAGGACTGGAGTGAATCCAACTAGTGGGATTCCTGAATCTTTCAAGTCCATGAATTGTGCAGGGGACTTTGAGGGTTATGGTTGCGAGGATAGTTCCATCATGCAAGGAAACCATTTGAATCACGCCATCAGTAAACCCAGCAAGTCTTCAAAGGGCTACAAGAAGAACTCTTGCACTAAGATGGCAATGCAGACAGGAGAGAAAAGCTCCAGACTTGATTCCGATTCATATGATGGTGGAAATGAATGCAGCCAGAGTGACAATAACTCGTTTAGGTCATTTATAAGTTTGAGTTCATTGGCTGAGGTCCAGGAATATATATATTTCGTTGCAAAGGATCAGTACGGCTGTCGGTTCTTACAAGGGATGCTTGATGAGGGGACTAGCCAAGATTTGCAACTAATATTTGACAAAATAATCAACCATGTTTTCGAACTTATGACGAACCCGTTTGGCAATTACCTTATGCAGAAGTTGTTGGATGTGTGCAATGAACAACAAAGAATGCAATTTGTAATCAAGGTGATAAAAGAACCAGGACAGCTTGTCAGAGTTTCCTTAGACACACATGG GACTCGTGTCGTACAGAAATTGATTGAGACTCTGAAACCTGGGAAACAGATAGCGTTAGTTAAATCGTCCTTTGAATGCGGTTTTCTTGATCTTATTAAGGATCCAAATGGCAATCATGTAGTACAACGTTGCTTGGATTGCTTTAGCAACGAAGACAATAAG TTTATTTTTGATGCTGCTGCAAGATATTGTGTCGAGATTGCAACTCAACGCCATGGATGCTGTGTGCTACAAAAATGCATAGCACATGCCATTGGGAGACATCGAGATAAGCTGATCAATGAAATTTCAAGAAATGGGCTTCTCCTTTCACAAGATCCTTATGG GAATTATGTCGTTCAATATGTGATAGAGCTGAAGATCCCATCTGCCATGGCCAAACTGACTACTCAGTTAAAAGGAAATTTTGTACGCCTCTCCATGCAGAAGTGCAGTAGTCATGTTGTTGAAAAGTGCCTCAAGTATTTTGAAGAGAGCCGACCTAAAATCATCCACGAATTGCTCTCATTTCAGCGTTTTGATCAGTTGCTACAAGACCCTTACGCGAACTACGTGATTCAATCTGCTCTTGGAGTTGCAAAG GGCCCTCTTCATGCTGCTCTGGTTGAAGCAGTGAAGCCTCATACAATCTTACGCACCAGTCCATACTGCAAGAGGATTTTCTCAAAGGACCTTCTGAAGAA ATACGGGATGTTCGTCTAA
- the LOC126631594 gene encoding putative pumilio homolog 7, chloroplastic isoform X2 encodes MMFKISEEDKRVLQREGGELEKLWNENPTRNQHYSSLFHLLHPPHQHHLLGGSPVSRASLPSEFSPSSSFSNGFYSSGDGSPSPYSTPFEEAKYQTPYVNGLCLDSKPPPDDLGLAERFYRMHIGEEQENGTKRRGYERGPDGIGLGGGFFWGTSPWNAENYGLFESSKNNVSDFDGFQSAGLGGSGRFGRTMESALLGLQPKCAVGDSMGSFRNHMQPNAFYSGPSCVKRMEQGDGWYQRNPSSARSYPDEDYFCLQPRGTDSSGGKGLMYPMSSPQFPSVAKLNVDNLSHNHSMIKQRTGVNPTSGIPESFKSMNCAGDFEGYGCEDSSIMQGNHLNHAISKPSKSSKGYKKNSCTKMAMQTGEKSSRLDSDSYDGGNECSQSDNNSFRSFISLSSLAEVQEYIYFVAKDQYGCRFLQGMLDEGTSQDLQLIFDKIINHVFELMTNPFGNYLMQKLLDVCNEQQRMQFVIKVIKEPGQLVRVSLDTHGTRVVQKLIETLKPGKQIALVKSSFECGFLDLIKDPNGNHVVQRCLDCFSNEDNKFIFDAAARYCVEIATQRHGCCVLQKCIAHAIGRHRDKLINEISRNGLLLSQDPYGNYVVQYVIELKIPSAMAKLTTQLKGNFVRLSMQKCSSHVVEKCLKYFEESRPKIIHELLSFQRFDQLLQDPYANYVIQSALGVAKGPLHAALVEAVKPHTILRTSPYCKRIFSKDLLKK; translated from the exons ATGATGTTCAAAATATCTGAGGAAGACAAGAGGGTTTTACAGAGGGAAGGAGGAGAGCTGGAAAAGCTCTGGAATGAGAATCCCACTAGGAATCAGCATTATTCCAGTCTTTTCCACCTCCTTCATCCTCCGCACCAACACCACCTTCTCGGCGGCTCTCCGGTGAGCAGAGCCTCTCTGCCGTCGGAGTTCTCTCCGTCGAGCTCTTTCTCAAATGGGTTCTATTCCTCCGGCGACGGTTCTCCGTCTCCGTATTCAACCCCATTTGAAGAGGCAAAGTATCAAACACCTTACGTGAACGGGTTGTGCCTCGACTCTAAGCCGCCCCCGGATGATCTGGGTTTGGCTGAGCGTTTCTATAGGATGCATATTGGGGAAGAACAGGAAAATGGGACTAAAAGGAGGGGATATGAGAGAGGCCCAGATGGGATTGGACTCGGTGGTGGGTTTTTTTGGGGGACTAGTCCTTGGAATGCTGAAAACTATGGCCTATTTGAGAGTTCTAAGAACAATGTTTCGGATTTTGATGGGTTTCAATCTGCGGGTTTGGGAGGTAGTGGGAGATTTGGTAGGACTATGGAGTCAGCATTGCTTGGATTGCAGCCAAAATGCGCTGTTGGCGATTCAATGGGGTCCTTTCGCAATCATATGCAACCCAATGCTTTCTATTCTGGGCCTAGTTGTGTTAAAAGAATGGAACAGGGAGATGGCTGGTATCAGAGGAACCCATCTAGTGCTAGGTCTTACCCTGATGAGGACTATTTTTGCTTACAGCCACGTGGAACAGATTCTAGTGGCGGAAAGGGTCTTATGTATCCGATGAGTTCCCCTCAGTTCCCCTCGGTTGCTAAGTTGAATGTGGACAATCTTTCACATAACCATTCAATGATAAAACAAAGGACTGGAGTGAATCCAACTAGTGGGATTCCTGAATCTTTCAAGTCCATGAATTGTGCAGGGGACTTTGAGGGTTATGGTTGCGAGGATAGTTCCATCATGCAAGGAAACCATTTGAATCACGCCATCAGTAAACCCAGCAAGTCTTCAAAGGGCTACAAGAAGAACTCTTGCACTAAGATGGCAATGCAGACAGGAGAGAAAAGCTCCAGACTTGATTCCGATTCATATGATGGTGGAAATGAATGCAGCCAGAGTGACAATAACTCGTTTAGGTCATTTATAAGTTTGAGTTCATTGGCTGAGGTCCAGGAATATATATATTTCGTTGCAAAGGATCAGTACGGCTGTCGGTTCTTACAAGGGATGCTTGATGAGGGGACTAGCCAAGATTTGCAACTAATATTTGACAAAATAATCAACCATGTTTTCGAACTTATGACGAACCCGTTTGGCAATTACCTTATGCAGAAGTTGTTGGATGTGTGCAATGAACAACAAAGAATGCAATTTGTAATCAAGGTGATAAAAGAACCAGGACAGCTTGTCAGAGTTTCCTTAGACACACATGG GACTCGTGTCGTACAGAAATTGATTGAGACTCTGAAACCTGGGAAACAGATAGCGTTAGTTAAATCGTCCTTTGAATGCGGTTTTCTTGATCTTATTAAGGATCCAAATGGCAATCATGTAGTACAACGTTGCTTGGATTGCTTTAGCAACGAAGACAATAAG TTTATTTTTGATGCTGCTGCAAGATATTGTGTCGAGATTGCAACTCAACGCCATGGATGCTGTGTGCTACAAAAATGCATAGCACATGCCATTGGGAGACATCGAGATAAGCTGATCAATGAAATTTCAAGAAATGGGCTTCTCCTTTCACAAGATCCTTATGG GAATTATGTCGTTCAATATGTGATAGAGCTGAAGATCCCATCTGCCATGGCCAAACTGACTACTCAGTTAAAAGGAAATTTTGTACGCCTCTCCATGCAGAAGTGCAGTAGTCATGTTGTTGAAAAGTGCCTCAAGTATTTTGAAGAGAGCCGACCTAAAATCATCCACGAATTGCTCTCATTTCAGCGTTTTGATCAGTTGCTACAAGACCCTTACGCGAACTACGTGATTCAATCTGCTCTTGGAGTTGCAAAG GGCCCTCTTCATGCTGCTCTGGTTGAAGCAGTGAAGCCTCATACAATCTTACGCACCAGTCCATACTGCAAGAGGATTTTCTCAAAGGACCTTCTGAAGAAGTGA